One Periophthalmus magnuspinnatus isolate fPerMag1 chromosome 8, fPerMag1.2.pri, whole genome shotgun sequence genomic window carries:
- the rundc1 gene encoding RUN domain-containing protein 1: MSTEELSASDSEATTAGAGERWAPVGAVASPEEESRGQPGNRRSTSASEEEMTVRMRKLEEEQELLNSSLLALTSHFAQVQFRLKQIVHAQSEEKERMLADLEEFAFRGCPHVVGCRPQDASLLQNSTEREKRERLEAQREKQKDLIFQLKTQLDDLERFAYQEGSYDSLPQSVVMERQKVIIDELIKKLDVNLNEDIGNLSPEELRQRVDMAIAQIVNPARVKEQLVEQLKTQIRDLEMFINFIQDEVGNPLLSGGAHCQQPQGEGTKTKAPGIKKKVDPEQAQKLRETGLQLIQRALAVLQIFAASQFGCGTGHVPQNMWSPDATGQDYGPLLQRLETAVDKVRILGSRRQPSFDHVVNYTSNASLGPRDELTAAVRKELAIALKDLLAHGLCSPSQTVSLVLAPISCLLPYRSTPRDLHPWELFVKYYHSKNGKAFVESPARQLSQSFSLPVAGGAVTVTPKQSLLWAIHTVLNEHDRFKRGPDTEFKALVCMALNEQRLVSWLNLLCKSGTLIHPHYLSWSYMAQTGFEGALRILGRISHLKFNLPVDLAVRQLKNIKDAF, from the exons ATGTCCACGGAGGAGCTGTCAGCGTCGGACAGCGAGGCGACGACGGCCGGGGCTGGAGAGCGGTGGGCTCCGGTGGGCGCTGTGGCTTCCCCCGAGGAGGAGAGCCGAGGGCAGCCGGGGAACAGACGCTCCACCTCGGCTTCGGAGGAGGAGATGACCGTGAGGATGAGGAAGctggaggaagagcaggagctGTTGAACTCGTCTCTTCTCGCTTTGACGTCCCATTTCGCTCAGGTGCAGTTTCGTTTGAAGCAGATCGTGCATGCCCAgagcgaggagaaggagaggatgcTCGCGGACCTGGAGGAGTTCGCCTTCCGGGGATGTCCGCACGTCGTCGGCTGCAGGCCCCAGGACGCCTCGCTGCTCCAGAACTCG acggagagagagaagagggagcgACTGGAGGCtcagagggagaaacagaaggacctgatttttCAGCTGAAGACGCAGCTGGACGACCTGGAGCGGTTTGCCTATCAGGAGGGCAGCTACGACTCCTTGCCCCAGTCTGTGGTCATGGAGAGGCAGAAG GTGATCATAGACGAGCTGATCAAGAAGCTGGACGTGAACTTGAACGAGGACATCGGGAATCTGAGCCCGGAGGAGCTGAGGCAGAGGGTGGACATGGCCATCGCTCAGATCGTGAACCCGGCCAGAGTCAAAGAGCAGCTGGTCGAGCAGCTCAAGACGCAGATACGAGACCTCGAGATGTTCATCAACTTCATCCAAG ATGAAGTAGGAAACCCTCTTCTCTCTGGAGGAGCTCACTGTCAGCAGCCTCAAGGTGAAGGGACCAAGACTAAAGCTCCAGGAATCAAGAAGAAAG ttGACCCAGAGCAGGCACAGAAGCTCAGAGAAACCGGTCTTCAGCTCATCCAGCGAGCTTTGGCCGTCCTCCAGATCTTTGCAGCGAGTCAGTTTGGCTGCGGCACGGGACACGTACCCCAAAACATGTGGTCCCCCGACGCTACCGGCCAAGACTATGGACCCCTTCTTCAGCGCCTCGAAACGGCTGTAGATAAAGTAAGAATTTTAGGTTCAAGACGACAACCTTCTTTCGATCATGTCGTTAACTACACCAGTAACGCCTCTTTGGGACCTAGAGACGAGCTGACAGCAGCCGTACGTAAAGAGTTAGCTATAGCATTGAAAGACTTGTTAGCGCACGGTTTGTGTTCGCCATCGCAAACCGTCAGCTTGGTTTTAGCGCCAATATCGTGCCTACTTCCTTACCGGTCAACTCCTCGTGATCTGCATCCTTGGGAACTTTTTGTCAAATACTACCACTCCAAAAACGGTAAGGCTTTTGTTGAATCGCCAGCACGACAGCTATCACAATCTTTCAGTCTGCCAGTAGCGGGCGGTGCGGTGACGGTAACGCCAAAGCAGTCTCTTCTATGGGCAATTCACACCGTTTTGAACGAGCACGATAGGTTCAAAAGAGGTCCAGATACGGAGTTTAAAGCTTTAGTTTGTATGGCACTGAACGAGCAGAGACTAGTTTCCTGGTTGAACTTGTTGTGTAAATCCGGGACTCTCATCCACCCACATTATCTATCATGGAGTTACATGGCTCAGACTGGATTTGAAGGAGCGCTGCGTATTTTGGGACGAATCAGCCATCTTAAATTCAACCTCCCCGTGGACCTCGCCGTGCGGCAACTCAAGAATATCAAGGATGCTTtctga